The Gordonia sp. KTR9 genome contains a region encoding:
- a CDS encoding YbaB/EbfC family nucleoid-associated protein, which yields MQGYSAMVDELDRQRSELDRIRKALSQLTSRATSHDRLVAVTVDARGLAVDIAIEPAALRRYRADQLSTLLTTLIAEADTALRARSAEVLSTAADLPIDYADARLERVVTDGDS from the coding sequence ATGCAGGGGTATTCGGCCATGGTCGACGAACTCGACCGGCAGCGCAGCGAACTCGACCGTATTCGGAAAGCGTTGTCTCAGCTGACCTCTCGGGCCACCAGTCACGACCGGCTCGTCGCGGTGACGGTCGACGCGCGTGGACTCGCGGTGGACATCGCGATCGAACCCGCCGCACTTCGACGCTACCGCGCGGATCAGCTGTCGACCCTGCTCACCACGCTGATCGCCGAAGCGGACACCGCCCTGCGCGCCCGATCCGCCGAGGTGCTCTCCACGGCAGCAGATCTGCCGATCGATTACGCCGACGCCCGTCTCGAGCGCGTGGTGACCGATGGCGACTCCTGA
- the rplS gene encoding 50S ribosomal protein L19, which yields MNTLDFLDKQSLRDDVPDFGPGDTLDVHVKVIEGSKERVQVFKGVVIRRQGGGVRETFTVRKVSFGVGVERTFPVHSPNIAKIDVLTRGDVRRAKLYYLRDLRGKAAKIKEKR from the coding sequence ATGAACACGCTCGATTTCCTCGACAAGCAGTCCCTCCGCGACGACGTGCCGGACTTCGGCCCCGGCGACACCCTCGACGTCCACGTCAAGGTCATCGAGGGCAGCAAGGAGCGCGTCCAGGTGTTCAAGGGCGTCGTCATCCGTCGTCAGGGTGGCGGCGTGCGCGAGACGTTCACCGTCCGCAAGGTGTCCTTCGGCGTCGGCGTCGAGCGCACCTTCCCCGTGCACAGCCCGAACATCGCCAAGATCGACGTCCTCACCCGCGGTGACGTCCGTCGCGCCAAGCTCTACTACCTGCGTGACCTGCGCGGCAAGGCAGCCAAGATCAAGGAAAAGCGCTGA
- the lepB gene encoding signal peptidase I, protein MADTQRPHDAPGGDRDEDAKRPWRLKTDRDDPADERGKRTSGSGSLLREVVIIVGCVLLLTWVLQTFIGRQYVIPSESMESTLIGCDGCTNDRIVIDKLTYRFGDPQPGDVVVFKGPSESWNGAWVSPRSTNPVMHKAQDALSWFGFAPPDENNLVKRVIATGGQTVECRNDEGVGVKVDGRPLREPYIDMKLQEETVASFGPGVAGPGNQVPPCLGPDFGPIKVPEGNVWVMGDNRLNSQDSRYHVEDRFQGTVPVSDIRGKVRFIIYPFSRIGGVGSFNPQQ, encoded by the coding sequence GTGGCCGACACACAGCGACCCCACGACGCCCCCGGCGGCGACCGCGACGAGGACGCCAAGCGTCCATGGCGGTTGAAGACCGACCGGGACGACCCAGCCGACGAGCGCGGCAAGCGTACATCCGGATCGGGTTCGCTCCTGCGCGAAGTCGTGATCATCGTGGGGTGCGTCCTGCTCCTCACCTGGGTTCTGCAGACCTTCATCGGTCGGCAGTACGTGATCCCGTCGGAGTCGATGGAGTCGACCCTCATCGGCTGCGACGGCTGCACGAACGACCGCATCGTGATCGACAAGCTCACCTACCGGTTCGGTGATCCGCAGCCCGGCGACGTCGTCGTCTTCAAGGGGCCGTCGGAGTCGTGGAACGGGGCCTGGGTGTCACCCCGGTCGACGAATCCGGTGATGCACAAGGCGCAGGACGCCCTCTCGTGGTTCGGGTTCGCGCCGCCGGACGAGAACAATCTCGTCAAGAGGGTCATCGCCACCGGCGGTCAGACCGTCGAATGCCGCAACGACGAGGGCGTCGGCGTCAAGGTCGACGGCCGCCCGCTGCGTGAGCCCTACATCGACATGAAGCTCCAGGAGGAGACGGTCGCCTCGTTCGGGCCCGGCGTGGCCGGTCCGGGCAATCAGGTGCCCCCGTGTCTCGGCCCCGACTTCGGTCCGATCAAGGTTCCCGAGGGCAATGTGTGGGTGATGGGTGACAACCGCCTGAACTCGCAGGACTCGCGCTACCACGTCGAGGACCGGTTCCAGGGCACGGTCCCGGTGAGCGACATCCGCGGCAAGGTCCGTTTCATCATCTATCCCTTCTCGCGGATCGGTGGTGTCGGTTCGTTCAATCCGCAGCAGTGA
- a CDS encoding ribonuclease HII: MTTRWPPRSPVRRAAGLRTFEFALHRQGLGPVAGVDEAGRGACAGPLVVAACVLKPTQLASLSDLDDSKKLTERTREGLYRSVTRYAQSWSAVIIEAAEIDRIGIHVANIEGMRRAVAALDVKPGYVLSDGFAVPGLTAPSLPVIGGDGAAACIAAASIIAKVTRDRIMIAMDDDLPGYDFAIHKGYSTALHMSRIDAAGPSPQHRMSYRNVAARVVTSANDNRDRLTG, encoded by the coding sequence GTGACGACTCGATGGCCTCCGCGTTCGCCCGTCCGTCGCGCTGCGGGCCTGCGGACGTTCGAGTTCGCACTGCACCGCCAGGGTCTCGGGCCGGTGGCCGGTGTCGACGAAGCCGGTCGCGGTGCGTGTGCCGGGCCCCTCGTGGTCGCGGCGTGCGTGCTCAAGCCGACCCAGCTCGCATCTCTGTCCGATCTCGACGACTCCAAGAAGCTGACCGAGCGGACACGTGAGGGCCTGTACCGATCGGTGACGCGCTACGCACAGAGCTGGAGCGCGGTGATCATCGAGGCCGCGGAGATCGATCGCATCGGCATCCACGTCGCCAACATCGAAGGCATGCGGCGCGCGGTGGCGGCACTCGACGTGAAGCCCGGTTACGTGCTGTCCGACGGTTTCGCGGTGCCGGGGCTGACCGCGCCGTCGCTGCCGGTGATCGGGGGAGACGGGGCCGCCGCGTGCATCGCCGCCGCCAGCATCATCGCGAAGGTCACCAGAGACCGCATCATGATCGCCATGGACGACGACCTACCCGGGTACGACTTCGCCATCCACAAGGGCTACAGCACGGCGTTGCACATGTCGCGCATCGACGCGGCAGGCCCGTCGCCACAACACCGCATGTCGTACCGTAATGTCGCGGCACGTGTGGTCACCAGCGCAAACGACAACAGGGATAGGCTGACAGGATGA
- a CDS encoding DUF2469 domain-containing protein, with protein sequence MSAEDLEKYETEMELSLYREYKDIVGQFTYVVETERRFYLANAVEMIPRNTDGEVYFELRMSDAWVWDMYRPARFVKQVRVITFKDVNIEELEKPELRLPDEP encoded by the coding sequence ATGAGTGCTGAGGATCTCGAGAAGTACGAAACCGAGATGGAACTCTCTCTGTACCGCGAGTACAAGGACATCGTCGGGCAGTTCACCTATGTGGTGGAGACGGAGCGGCGCTTCTACCTCGCCAACGCCGTCGAGATGATCCCGCGCAACACCGACGGCGAGGTGTACTTCGAACTCCGGATGAGCGATGCGTGGGTGTGGGACATGTACCGCCCGGCGCGCTTCGTCAAGCAGGTTCGCGTGATCACGTTCAAGGACGTCAACATCGAAGAGCTCGAGAAGCCGGAACTCCGACTGCCCGACGAACCCTGA
- a CDS encoding YraN family protein, which translates to MSAEPRGHPRPDRRGHIGRLGEDVAADYATSLGWTVLERNWRTRYGELDLVAADGSILVIVEVKTRASRTYDDPVMAVTPTKLARMRRLARLWLAAQDRRWSQIRFDVVSVRLDQAVPDDLARARVRHHRGVYV; encoded by the coding sequence ATGAGTGCTGAACCGCGCGGACATCCCCGCCCCGATCGACGCGGACACATCGGCCGGCTCGGTGAGGATGTGGCCGCGGACTATGCGACATCGCTGGGTTGGACTGTCCTGGAACGCAATTGGCGTACCCGATACGGCGAACTCGATCTCGTCGCGGCCGACGGATCGATCCTGGTGATCGTCGAGGTCAAGACCCGCGCGAGTCGCACCTACGACGATCCGGTCATGGCGGTCACGCCGACGAAGCTCGCGCGGATGCGTCGGCTCGCCCGGTTGTGGCTCGCCGCGCAGGACCGCCGGTGGTCGCAGATCCGGTTCGACGTGGTCAGTGTGCGGCTCGACCAGGCCGTACCCGACGACCTGGCCCGTGCGCGCGTTCGGCATCACCGCGGCGTCTACGTCTGA